The Methanomassiliicoccales archaeon genome contains a region encoding:
- a CDS encoding fumarylacetoacetate hydrolase family protein: MSSDFSLEVEGKVERVRCQKIICVARNYLGHVKEMRAEEPEEPVIFLKAPSALTENGCPILIPDSIGRVDYEAELAVIIGKKGKNIPLDESRNYILAVAAFNDVTARDIQMEAKRKGLPWAISKSFDTFAPISKPVLLKDAGNIDQMEITLKLNGQIRQSSNTSMMIHKIDYLISFISKFMTLEPGDIIATGTPGGVGPMSPGDVVEITIGNCLYLRNPVVGI; encoded by the coding sequence ATGAGCTCTGATTTTTCGCTCGAGGTTGAAGGAAAAGTGGAACGAGTAAGGTGTCAGAAGATCATCTGTGTTGCCCGCAATTATCTAGGGCATGTCAAGGAAATGAGGGCTGAAGAACCCGAGGAACCAGTGATCTTCTTGAAAGCACCGAGCGCACTTACTGAAAATGGTTGCCCTATTCTCATTCCTGATTCAATCGGTCGGGTTGATTACGAAGCAGAACTCGCTGTTATTATCGGGAAAAAGGGGAAGAATATACCACTCGATGAGTCAAGGAATTATATTCTCGCTGTGGCCGCGTTCAACGATGTAACAGCAAGGGACATACAGATGGAAGCGAAGAGGAAGGGTTTGCCATGGGCGATCAGTAAGAGCTTTGATACATTTGCCCCAATTTCCAAACCAGTTTTGTTGAAGGATGCTGGTAACATCGATCAAATGGAGATCACTCTCAAACTGAACGGCCAGATTCGCCAAAGCAGCAATACATCAATGATGATCCACAAAATCGATTATCTCATTTCTTTCATTTCGAAGTTTATGACCCTCGAGCCCGGAGACATCATTGCTACTGGTACACCCGGAGGCGTGGGACCGATGAGCCCTGGTGATGTTGTCGAAATCACAATAGGAAATTGTCTTTACCTTCGCAATCCAGTCGTCGGAATCTAA
- the purM gene encoding phosphoribosylformylglycinamidine cyclo-ligase: protein MACAMNPEGWTYKMAGVDIHKKSMAIGSLVEELKYKRRGFGMALPIKGQFTGLIDFGDVALTLCTDGVGTKLLVAKRMNKWDTVGIDCIAMNVNDTICVGAEPLAIVDYIAMDRPDEKITKEIGKGLESGAKLANVDIVGGEIAIMPEIVKEIDLSASCLGFVDKRKIINGSEVTPGDLIIGLPSSGIHSNGLTLARKVFEENRIDYDEVISPLDKTVGEELLTPTEIYVKKVMRLIKSCKVHGMVNITGGGLRNFVRIKGDVKFEIDDPLPPNPIFEIIADLGRIDNHEMYQTFNMGMGFAVICPEEEEKNALKTLGKGAKVVGRVTKGKGVAIPSLKISYKKY from the coding sequence ATGGCGTGCGCGATGAATCCAGAAGGATGGACTTACAAAATGGCAGGCGTCGACATACATAAAAAATCGATGGCGATCGGTTCGCTTGTTGAAGAACTCAAGTATAAACGAAGGGGATTTGGTATGGCGCTGCCGATCAAAGGTCAATTCACCGGTTTAATCGATTTTGGTGACGTTGCCCTCACTCTTTGCACCGATGGCGTGGGGACAAAACTCCTCGTCGCCAAAAGAATGAACAAATGGGATACTGTCGGGATCGATTGCATCGCGATGAATGTGAACGACACCATCTGCGTTGGCGCGGAGCCGCTCGCGATCGTCGATTACATTGCCATGGATCGACCTGATGAGAAAATCACCAAGGAAATTGGAAAAGGTCTCGAGAGCGGTGCCAAATTGGCTAATGTTGATATTGTGGGAGGAGAGATAGCGATAATGCCTGAAATCGTTAAGGAAATTGATCTCTCAGCGAGCTGCCTTGGATTTGTTGATAAGCGGAAAATCATCAATGGAAGCGAAGTAACGCCGGGCGACTTGATCATCGGATTGCCGAGTTCGGGAATTCATTCAAACGGACTGACATTGGCAAGAAAGGTGTTTGAGGAGAATAGAATTGACTACGACGAGGTCATATCACCGCTCGATAAAACTGTCGGCGAAGAACTTCTCACACCAACTGAGATTTATGTGAAAAAGGTCATGAGATTGATCAAATCATGCAAAGTACACGGCATGGTCAACATTACCGGCGGAGGTCTCCGTAATTTTGTCAGAATTAAAGGTGATGTGAAATTCGAAATTGATGATCCTCTTCCTCCGAACCCAATTTTCGAGATCATCGCTGATCTGGGAAGAATCGATAATCATGAGATGTACCAGACGTTCAACATGGGAATGGGATTCGCCGTGATCTGCCCAGAGGAGGAGGAAAAAAATGCATTGAAAACACTTGGAAAAGGTGCAAAGGTTGTCGGCAGAGTCACGAAAGGAAAAGGCGTCGCCATTCCGTCACTGAAGATTTCTTATAAAAAATACTAA
- a CDS encoding deoxyhypusine synthase family protein → MVSRKDLLKEKVKAIDFDKIKTVKDLVEAYKDSSVQSRALANCAAVYENALKDPSRPTIVLGLAGPLIAAGLRKVIADMIKYGIVDVIVSTGAIPYQDFYQSRGYAHYKCSPYIDDVKLRELFLDRIYDTLVDEKKFEETDAYIGEIASGLEPRSYSSREFLDILGDYSKDENSILYNARKYGVPIFVPALNDSSIGIGLTEMYAKRRQENKPFMKIDPIRDDYELTQIMIHSDRTGVIYIGGGVPKNFIQQTEVIAYALGHDKGGHYYAIQITTDVPYWGGLSGCTFEEAQSWGKISKHATKAVAYVEASIGMSLMVGYILQKGVWKGRKRLQFIWENDTLKEIKKVPLAIE, encoded by the coding sequence ATGGTGAGCCGCAAAGACCTCTTGAAGGAGAAAGTCAAGGCGATAGACTTCGACAAGATCAAAACGGTAAAGGATCTCGTAGAAGCTTATAAGGACAGCTCGGTGCAAAGCAGAGCGCTGGCCAACTGCGCTGCTGTGTACGAGAATGCGTTGAAAGATCCGAGCAGACCGACAATTGTACTAGGTCTGGCTGGGCCACTCATTGCAGCCGGATTAAGAAAAGTCATCGCTGACATGATCAAGTATGGTATTGTCGACGTGATCGTATCAACAGGGGCTATACCTTATCAGGATTTCTATCAATCAAGAGGGTACGCGCACTACAAGTGTTCCCCTTATATCGATGATGTTAAGTTGAGAGAACTTTTCCTTGACAGGATATACGATACCCTTGTCGACGAAAAGAAATTCGAAGAAACTGATGCATATATCGGTGAAATTGCCAGCGGACTCGAACCGAGGTCGTATTCCAGCAGAGAATTCCTCGATATTCTCGGAGATTATTCGAAAGATGAGAACTCGATTCTTTATAATGCACGAAAGTACGGTGTGCCCATTTTCGTTCCAGCGCTCAACGACTCGTCTATCGGTATCGGTTTGACTGAAATGTATGCGAAAAGAAGACAGGAGAACAAACCCTTCATGAAAATCGATCCGATCCGGGACGATTATGAACTGACGCAGATCATGATTCATTCTGATAGGACAGGCGTCATTTATATTGGGGGCGGAGTACCGAAAAATTTCATACAACAAACAGAGGTTATCGCGTATGCGTTGGGCCATGATAAAGGCGGTCATTATTATGCGATACAAATCACGACCGATGTCCCATACTGGGGTGGCCTCTCTGGTTGCACTTTCGAAGAAGCTCAGTCTTGGGGAAAGATCAGCAAACATGCGACAAAGGCCGTTGCATACGTCGAGGCGTCTATCGGCATGAGTCTCATGGTCGGTTATATCCTGCAAAAAGGCGTATGGAAGGGAAGAAAGCGCTTGCAGTTTATCTGGGAAAATGACACACTGAAAGAGATCAAAAAGGTTCCGTTGGCAATCGAATGA
- a CDS encoding DEAD/DEAH box helicase, whose amino-acid sequence MVFELLDERIQKILEKKSIREPTDPQKDAIPHILEGKHVLLVAPTGIGKTEAAMLPIFHKILRAEGEGIMCLYITPLRALNRDMLRRFSEFGTDLGISVAVRHGDTAQSERETQARIAPKVLITTPETLQILFTGKKLRRHLENVQWVIIDEIHELASDERGAQLAVALERLVDLAGEFQRIGLSATVGTASEVAKFLGGVGREVTIIQTDVIKTLDIRVQGPEITEEDKELAGILQSDPQLVACMRRGRELIESHRSTLFFVNTRDTAEALAARYHIWDENFPIGVHHGSLSKEIREEMEEAFRNEKIKALICTSSLELGIDIGSADFAIQYNSPRQVTRLVQRIGRSGHGVGKVSKGIIIASTPDEIAESLVIARRALNGELEASIVREKPLTVLANQIISMAMSGDIKIDDAYRIFTKTYPFRNLTRDEFMNVLNQLGQIGLLRISIDSFKRSGRGMRYFYENVSMIPDEKTYRVRDIGSRKVVGSLDESFVVSFAEPYATFITRGRTWRIIEMREDELLVEQVREIGSIPSWVGEEIPVPFEVAQEVGALRSKQDFERYPGDEEAFRKLKEYLDKQNERYPMPTDNFLTLDVGKRTVVLNACFGSRVNETIAILVSLLLSARLGESVSVRTDPYRILIELPRDIAPSMILETIKSIKSENAQELIKKAIRNSSFMRWRFIYVAKKFGVIEKGADYRSINLSRLIEIFENTPLYQEAINKILWEDLDLERTIEVLRKIERGEIRIEICGISPIGMSGLEHSRDLIMPQRADHSILVALKNRLEDEVSYLTCLNCHNQWRSTPRNLPKHIACPKCHGVMVAALHSYNKDQAKLLKKKHLTEEEKKEIHKIYKNANLVKEYGKKAVLVLSARGVGPDTAARILSGFYENEDEFLRGILSAEIQYARTKRFWD is encoded by the coding sequence ATGGTATTCGAACTTCTTGATGAAAGAATTCAAAAGATTCTCGAGAAAAAAAGTATCCGAGAACCGACGGACCCCCAGAAAGATGCAATACCCCATATTCTGGAGGGGAAGCACGTGCTCCTCGTCGCCCCGACTGGAATTGGGAAGACGGAGGCAGCGATGCTTCCGATTTTCCACAAAATCCTTCGAGCGGAGGGCGAGGGGATCATGTGCCTCTACATCACGCCGTTGAGAGCTCTCAACAGAGATATGCTACGCCGCTTTAGCGAGTTCGGAACAGATCTTGGCATCAGCGTTGCTGTAAGACATGGAGACACGGCGCAATCGGAAAGAGAGACGCAGGCAAGAATCGCACCAAAAGTGCTGATCACAACTCCAGAAACTCTCCAAATTCTCTTCACTGGGAAGAAGCTGAGAAGGCATCTTGAGAATGTTCAATGGGTCATCATTGATGAGATCCACGAGCTCGCTTCTGATGAGAGAGGCGCGCAATTAGCAGTCGCGCTTGAACGACTGGTTGATCTTGCTGGCGAATTCCAGAGAATCGGACTTTCTGCGACTGTAGGCACCGCATCAGAGGTTGCGAAGTTTCTCGGAGGCGTAGGTCGGGAGGTTACCATCATCCAAACCGATGTGATCAAGACGCTCGACATTCGCGTACAGGGGCCTGAGATTACCGAAGAGGACAAAGAACTGGCAGGCATCCTGCAAAGTGATCCTCAGCTTGTTGCATGCATGAGGAGGGGACGGGAGCTGATCGAATCCCATCGTTCGACGCTCTTCTTTGTGAATACAAGAGATACAGCCGAAGCGCTTGCGGCAAGATATCACATTTGGGACGAAAACTTTCCGATCGGTGTTCATCATGGATCTCTCTCCAAAGAGATCAGGGAGGAGATGGAAGAGGCGTTCAGAAATGAAAAGATCAAAGCGCTGATCTGCACCTCTTCACTCGAGCTGGGCATCGACATCGGAAGCGCGGACTTTGCAATTCAGTACAATTCGCCGAGACAGGTCACGCGACTCGTCCAAAGAATCGGGAGGTCAGGGCACGGAGTTGGAAAGGTATCAAAGGGTATCATCATCGCCTCGACACCAGATGAAATCGCGGAAAGCCTTGTCATCGCAAGAAGGGCGCTAAACGGCGAATTAGAAGCGTCGATTGTACGGGAAAAGCCTCTGACAGTCCTTGCGAACCAAATCATTTCGATGGCAATGAGCGGAGACATCAAAATCGATGATGCGTACAGGATATTCACAAAAACATATCCCTTCAGAAATTTGACAAGAGACGAATTTATGAATGTGCTCAACCAGCTCGGCCAAATCGGGTTACTTAGGATCAGCATTGATTCTTTTAAACGATCAGGTAGAGGAATGCGGTATTTCTACGAAAACGTCTCCATGATTCCTGACGAAAAGACATATCGTGTGAGGGATATCGGCAGCAGAAAGGTTGTTGGTTCGCTTGATGAGAGTTTCGTCGTTTCATTCGCCGAACCTTACGCCACATTCATCACCCGAGGGAGGACCTGGCGTATCATCGAAATGAGGGAGGATGAGCTGCTTGTGGAACAGGTCAGAGAGATCGGATCAATTCCATCCTGGGTGGGAGAGGAGATACCAGTTCCCTTCGAAGTCGCCCAAGAAGTCGGAGCCCTGAGATCAAAACAGGATTTCGAAAGATACCCAGGTGATGAAGAGGCTTTCAGAAAATTGAAAGAGTATCTCGATAAACAAAATGAGCGATATCCGATGCCTACGGACAATTTTCTGACGCTCGATGTCGGCAAGAGAACCGTTGTTCTCAATGCCTGTTTTGGCTCGAGAGTCAACGAGACAATCGCAATTCTGGTATCACTCCTTCTCAGCGCGCGGCTTGGAGAGAGCGTTTCTGTACGAACCGATCCGTATAGAATCCTCATCGAATTACCGCGAGATATTGCTCCCTCGATGATCTTGGAAACAATCAAATCGATTAAGTCTGAGAATGCACAGGAGCTCATCAAGAAAGCGATCAGGAATTCATCGTTCATGCGCTGGCGATTCATCTACGTTGCAAAGAAATTCGGTGTCATTGAGAAAGGTGCAGATTATAGATCAATCAATCTTTCTCGACTGATAGAGATTTTTGAAAATACCCCGCTGTATCAAGAGGCGATTAACAAGATCCTATGGGAGGATCTTGATCTTGAAAGGACTATTGAGGTCCTCAGAAAAATTGAAAGAGGAGAGATCAGAATCGAGATATGTGGGATTTCCCCAATCGGGATGAGTGGACTTGAACATTCTAGAGATCTCATCATGCCGCAACGCGCCGATCATTCGATTCTTGTAGCGCTTAAGAATAGGCTCGAAGATGAAGTATCTTATCTCACTTGTCTTAACTGTCACAACCAGTGGCGCTCAACCCCTCGCAACCTGCCAAAGCATATCGCTTGCCCAAAATGCCATGGGGTCATGGTTGCAGCTTTACATTCATACAATAAAGATCAGGCAAAATTACTGAAAAAGAAGCATCTGACGGAAGAAGAAAAAAAGGAAATCCATAAGATTTACAAGAATGCAAATCTCGTTAAAGAATACGGAAAAAAAGCAGTTCTTGTGCTTTCTGCACGAGGAGTTGGACCTGATACCGCAGCAAGGATTCTTTCAGGTTTCTATGAAAACGAAGATGAATTTCTGAGAGGGATCCTCAGCGCCGAGATTCAATATGCGAGAACAAAACGATTCTGGGATTAG
- a CDS encoding RlmE family RNA methyltransferase: protein MSRRWVVERRRDFYYRKAKEMNYRSRAAFKLKQIDQRFGILRRGATVVDLGAAPGGWLQVAKESVGSKGLVVGVDLQPILPIEGVMTIRGDIRSEKTVEKVLSVIGGRADVVLSDMSPNISGNYSTDHARSVELCEHALEFAKKSLKDGGSMVVKIFQGDLLKDYLRQMRENFLDVRLHSPKASRPTSSEIYIIARGFVRNDKKEEDVDNSINQ, encoded by the coding sequence ATGTCGAGACGCTGGGTCGTGGAGCGCCGCAGGGATTTTTATTACCGGAAAGCGAAGGAAATGAACTACAGGAGCAGGGCCGCTTTCAAGCTGAAACAGATCGACCAGCGATTTGGAATTTTGAGACGCGGGGCAACCGTTGTTGATTTGGGCGCCGCACCTGGCGGATGGCTTCAGGTTGCAAAGGAATCGGTAGGATCTAAGGGTCTCGTCGTCGGTGTTGATCTGCAACCAATCTTGCCGATCGAAGGCGTCATGACCATTCGCGGGGATATCAGGTCGGAAAAGACTGTGGAGAAGGTGCTTTCGGTGATCGGAGGTCGCGCGGATGTTGTGCTTTCTGACATGTCGCCGAATATCAGTGGAAACTATTCAACCGACCATGCAAGGTCTGTCGAGCTCTGTGAGCATGCCCTCGAGTTTGCGAAAAAGAGTCTGAAAGATGGCGGAAGTATGGTTGTCAAGATCTTCCAGGGGGATCTGTTGAAAGATTATCTGAGGCAGATGAGGGAGAACTTTTTGGATGTAAGGTTGCATAGTCCGAAAGCCTCGCGTCCCACAAGCTCGGAAATCTATATCATAGCGCGTGGTTTTGTTCGCAATGATAAGAAAGAAGAAGATGTGGACAATTCGATCAACCAGTAG
- a CDS encoding DUF531 family protein, translated as MIGRPTIGLWNSYDPHHFREAHRRLLARVGPLAFAFDMNLATFGFPFPSELSKPSEVAEWVATTTTIGEEGRYLKELASRGRFQMFPYVRKGFPPQLGEIILTTSSPDIERKRTADDICAMLMSGRSVCLLFGAGPKGTPKELIDSTNHHFDVTFGGHSLETCTALGAVVAVIAHTLKRKSEQSQESL; from the coding sequence ATGATTGGACGTCCTACAATCGGTCTTTGGAATTCTTACGATCCCCATCATTTCAGGGAAGCCCATCGTCGCCTCCTCGCCCGCGTGGGTCCATTGGCATTTGCGTTCGATATGAACCTCGCGACCTTTGGATTTCCTTTTCCTTCGGAGCTCTCGAAGCCGTCTGAAGTCGCGGAGTGGGTTGCGACAACGACAACGATTGGTGAGGAAGGCCGTTATCTCAAGGAACTGGCATCGAGAGGACGCTTTCAAATGTTTCCATACGTTCGAAAAGGATTTCCGCCACAGCTTGGCGAAATCATATTGACGACGAGCAGTCCCGACATAGAGCGAAAGAGAACTGCTGACGATATCTGCGCGATGCTTATGAGCGGCAGGAGCGTTTGTTTACTTTTCGGGGCAGGGCCAAAAGGAACACCAAAGGAGCTCATTGATTCGACAAATCATCATTTTGATGTGACTTTTGGAGGCCACTCCCTTGAAACGTGTACGGCACTTGGTGCTGTTGTCGCGGTCATCGCTCATACATTGAAAAGGAAATCTGAGCAGTCGCAAGAGTCACTTTGA